CACCCCCGACCGCCGGCTGCGGTCGGCGGCAAAGGAGATCCGGTGTCCCCCCTCCATACCGCGTCGCGCCCGTTCGCGCGGGTGCTGATCGTGGTGGCAGCATTGACGGCCGGACTGCTCGCAGCAGTCCCCGCGCACGCCGAACCGACCCCCGCTGAGATCGAAGCTCAGCTCACCGAGGCGTGGAACAAGCTCGAACCGGTGATCGAGGAGTACAACCAGGTCCACACCGAACTCGACAAACTGAAGAAGAAGGCCGCCGCACTGGACGCGAAGCTCGCACCGTTGCGGCTCACGGTCCAGGTCAGCCGCGCCCGGGTCGGCGCCATCGCGGCCGAATACTACAAGGGCAGCCGCACCCAGGAGATCAATTCGCTGCTGTCCACGGGGTCGCCCGCGCAGTTCGCCCGGCAGCTGTCGATCCTGACGCAGCTGGCGCACTCCAAGCAGCAGGAGATCGCCAAGACGACCGAGGTCAAGGCCGAGTTCGACCTCCAGAAGGCCGAGCTCGACCAGGTCATCGCCGACCAGGCGAAGAAGGACGCCGACATGGCGGCGAAGAAGAAGGCCATCGAATCCGACCTGCAGCGGCTCGCGGCCCTGCGGCTGAAAGCGTATGGCAGCGGCGGTCCGGGCGGCTCGCTGAAGATCGGCAACCTGTGCCCGGTGCCCGCGCTGGGTACGCAGGACAACACGTCCAGCAAGGGCAACACCGCGGCGCTCGCCGCGTGCAGGCAGATCGCCAAGAAGTACGTGTTCGGGTCCAACGGCCCGGACACCTTCGACTGCTCGGGCCTGACCCAATGGGCGTGGGCGAAGGCGGGTGTGGAGCTGACCCACTACACCAAGGCCCAGTGGACCGAGGGCAAGCGGGTGAGCACACCCATCGTCGGTGATCTGGTCTTCTTCTACCCGAACGACAACCTGCACCACATGGGCATGTACGTCGGGAAGGTCAACGGCAGAAAGGTGATGGTCCACGCACCGCACACCGGCGACGTCGTGCGAATGCAGTACATCGACGTCATGCCCCTGGCCGGCTACGTACGCCCGAGCTGACCAGCACCCGCACGCACCTCACCAGGGCCGCGTGCCTGCCGGCTGCGGCACCGGTGGAGTGTGGCGGCGCAGCAGCAGCGCGTTGAAGGTGACGATGATCGTCGAGGCGCTCATCAGCAGCGCCGCCCACTGCGGCTGCAGCAG
The Catellatospora sp. IY07-71 DNA segment above includes these coding regions:
- a CDS encoding NlpC/P60 family protein, producing MSPLHTASRPFARVLIVVAALTAGLLAAVPAHAEPTPAEIEAQLTEAWNKLEPVIEEYNQVHTELDKLKKKAAALDAKLAPLRLTVQVSRARVGAIAAEYYKGSRTQEINSLLSTGSPAQFARQLSILTQLAHSKQQEIAKTTEVKAEFDLQKAELDQVIADQAKKDADMAAKKKAIESDLQRLAALRLKAYGSGGPGGSLKIGNLCPVPALGTQDNTSSKGNTAALAACRQIAKKYVFGSNGPDTFDCSGLTQWAWAKAGVELTHYTKAQWTEGKRVSTPIVGDLVFFYPNDNLHHMGMYVGKVNGRKVMVHAPHTGDVVRMQYIDVMPLAGYVRPS